In a genomic window of Bradyrhizobium ontarionense:
- a CDS encoding FAD binding domain-containing protein, with protein sequence MSAAVITTNPTPEFRAGGTDFSERRRSGVSQGMPIDISNTGDKTITWDADGAVQIGALSTIDTIATDARIAAAYPGIAASAQGLATPQVRHVATLGGNLAQRSRCWYFRRADINCLKKSGSTCPARTGNHLYGVAFDLGDCVAPHPSTMAAALLAYDAKIATDRRSGLTIAGLLGDGSVSHADHTLAAGEMIKSIALPAPLEGERASYKRAISRTYAEWPLVELCARVVIANGKFQLVRLAAGGVAPVPLRLTAVEVQLIGKIASAESIAEAAKAASSGAKPLPMTVYKLDLMQGLVRDVLERLSD encoded by the coding sequence ATGAGTGCCGCCGTCATCACCACCAACCCCACGCCTGAATTCCGCGCTGGAGGTACCGACTTTAGCGAACGCCGTCGCAGCGGCGTGTCGCAGGGAATGCCGATCGATATCTCAAATACCGGCGACAAGACGATCACCTGGGACGCCGACGGTGCCGTTCAGATCGGCGCGCTGTCCACCATCGACACGATCGCGACCGACGCACGTATCGCCGCCGCTTATCCCGGTATTGCGGCGAGCGCACAAGGGCTCGCCACGCCACAGGTACGCCATGTTGCAACGCTCGGCGGCAATCTCGCGCAACGTTCACGCTGCTGGTATTTCCGCCGTGCCGACATCAATTGCCTGAAGAAAAGTGGCAGCACCTGTCCTGCCCGGACTGGCAATCATCTCTATGGCGTTGCCTTCGATCTCGGAGACTGCGTCGCGCCGCATCCCTCAACCATGGCAGCGGCTCTGCTGGCTTATGATGCGAAAATCGCCACGGACCGGCGTAGCGGATTGACGATCGCCGGCCTGCTCGGTGACGGCTCCGTCTCGCACGCCGATCATACACTCGCAGCGGGCGAGATGATCAAGAGCATTGCGCTTCCTGCTCCGCTCGAGGGCGAGCGCGCTTCCTACAAACGGGCGATCAGCCGGACCTATGCGGAATGGCCGCTGGTGGAACTCTGCGCCCGCGTTGTGATCGCCAACGGCAAGTTCCAGCTCGTGCGTCTCGCTGCAGGCGGCGTCGCGCCCGTGCCGCTTCGCCTCACCGCGGTAGAAGTCCAGCTCATTGGCAAGATTGCTAGTGCGGAATCGATCGCAGAAGCGGCGAAAGCGGCAAGCTCGGGTGCCAAACCATTGCCGATGACGGTCTACAAGCTCGATCTTATGCAAGGGCTGGTGCGCGACGTGCTGGAGCGGCTCTCGGACTAA